The following coding sequences lie in one Corynebacterium anserum genomic window:
- a CDS encoding isochorismate synthase produces MNSEQRPVTAPDFLLSRSTGSIRTQGWKATFPDPFEAATALRDGEAELIVGAIPFDTAHNAALMEPETVTWSRSPLEPPAYFRGPSASSSLKVVDVRPLITAADHQTVVEAAIATIQQTHVRKVVLARAVDVEFAEAPDPLLIAARLIDLSANRDGFAVDLTVSGSDATSGAFFTGSSPELLVSRRGSTVSAFPLAGSAPRTGSASVNEATAQALSNSAKDHIEHRYVVEHYRRILEPLCSRLTIPDSPEIHETNEMIHLGTHIEGVLKDAEFSALDLALMLHPTPAVGGTPTDDALGIINECELDRSFYAGAVGWCNSEGDGEYMVAIRSCVIRDTIARAWAGGGIIATSDAEDEAQETTAKLQTALRALNVPAALRVV; encoded by the coding sequence ATGAATTCTGAGCAGCGACCGGTCACCGCGCCGGACTTTTTGCTGTCTCGCTCCACAGGCAGCATCCGCACCCAGGGATGGAAGGCCACTTTCCCCGATCCATTCGAGGCGGCCACTGCTCTGCGTGATGGTGAGGCCGAGTTGATCGTTGGTGCCATCCCTTTCGATACAGCTCACAATGCGGCTCTCATGGAGCCTGAAACCGTCACGTGGTCTCGCAGTCCTTTGGAACCACCCGCGTATTTTCGTGGCCCCAGTGCTAGTTCTTCCCTGAAGGTGGTCGACGTACGGCCACTCATCACCGCCGCAGATCACCAAACTGTAGTTGAGGCTGCCATCGCAACCATCCAACAAACACATGTGCGCAAGGTTGTACTAGCTCGCGCCGTTGACGTGGAGTTTGCGGAAGCACCGGATCCTCTACTGATTGCTGCCCGCCTCATTGATCTGTCCGCCAACCGAGATGGCTTCGCCGTCGATCTCACTGTTTCTGGTTCCGACGCCACATCTGGCGCCTTCTTTACCGGTAGTTCACCTGAACTTCTTGTTTCTCGACGTGGTTCCACGGTCAGTGCTTTTCCCCTGGCTGGTTCTGCTCCACGCACAGGGAGCGCTTCCGTCAACGAAGCCACTGCCCAGGCTTTATCGAACTCAGCCAAAGATCATATTGAGCATCGATACGTCGTAGAACACTATCGGCGCATACTCGAACCATTGTGTTCGCGCCTGACTATTCCGGATTCGCCTGAGATCCACGAGACGAATGAGATGATTCACCTCGGGACGCACATCGAGGGAGTACTGAAAGACGCCGAATTTTCCGCGTTGGATTTAGCGCTGATGCTGCACCCTACCCCGGCGGTAGGCGGCACCCCAACCGATGATGCCCTTGGGATCATCAACGAATGTGAACTCGACCGTAGTTTCTATGCTGGGGCAGTCGGCTGGTGCAATAGCGAGGGCGATGGAGAGTATATGGTCGCCATTCGCAGCTGCGTCATCCGTGACACAATAGCGCGAGCCTGGGCAGGCGGTGGCATCATCGCGACCTCCGATGCAGAAGATGAAGCGCAGGAAACTACCGCAAAGTTACAGACAGCGCTGCGGGCACTCAATGTGCCTGCAGCGCTACGAGTAGTCTGA
- a CDS encoding SDR family oxidoreductase — protein sequence MSRMLPGDASGHETMHPMESPHTPYSSPVAVITGAGGGLGRVFAQALAAEGWSIAALGRSSSSLQKTLDSLVGADELRGCDQHSEARQDIPRVVRDITQDEPPSDDHSAEHYLAPRTKNQHSAGKHISITCDVSDEHSVATAFNAVINHYGRLDLLINNAGVPGPTGQLHTVSSTEFRKTIDTNLVGTFLCTHHAFRWMARNGGGRIINNGSIAAHAPRAAAAAYAASKAAVASLTVSTSLDGRDYGITCTELDIGNARTSLLGSFTGNEPMFDAQHAARMLVAVASLPCDVSVDQLTVTATGMPYLGRG from the coding sequence ATGAGTCGGATGTTACCTGGCGATGCGAGTGGACATGAGACAATGCACCCTATGGAATCTCCACACACTCCGTACAGTTCTCCCGTAGCAGTCATCACCGGAGCAGGCGGTGGGCTCGGACGCGTATTCGCCCAAGCGTTAGCCGCAGAGGGATGGTCGATCGCCGCGCTCGGCCGCAGCAGCTCCTCACTGCAAAAAACCCTCGACTCTCTTGTTGGCGCCGACGAACTCCGCGGATGCGACCAACACAGTGAAGCACGACAAGACATTCCTCGCGTGGTGCGGGATATTACGCAGGACGAGCCTCCCAGCGATGATCACAGCGCGGAGCATTATCTGGCTCCGCGAACAAAGAATCAACACAGTGCCGGCAAACATATATCCATCACCTGCGATGTCAGCGATGAGCACAGTGTGGCCACAGCCTTCAATGCGGTCATAAACCACTACGGTCGCCTCGACCTTCTCATCAATAATGCGGGGGTGCCCGGCCCCACTGGGCAACTTCACACCGTGTCATCTACAGAATTCCGTAAAACCATCGATACGAACCTGGTCGGCACATTCCTGTGCACCCACCATGCTTTCCGATGGATGGCGCGCAACGGCGGAGGCCGCATTATCAATAATGGTTCCATCGCAGCTCATGCGCCTCGTGCCGCCGCTGCCGCCTATGCCGCTTCAAAAGCTGCCGTTGCAAGCCTGACGGTATCGACGTCTCTGGACGGCCGTGATTATGGGATAACGTGCACGGAGTTGGATATCGGAAATGCGCGAACGTCACTGTTGGGCTCTTTTACCGGCAACGAACCGATGTTCGACGCCCAACACGCTGCACGCATGCTTGTCGCCGTGGCCTCATTGCCATGCGATGTATCGGTCGATCAGCTCACAGTCACTGCCACTGGAATGCCGTATCTGGGGCGTGGTTGA
- a CDS encoding DUF294 nucleotidyltransferase-like domain-containing protein, protein MNVELDEVYRFLGDIAPFQSFDEATLSSLPSKFVMRYVRRGETLVNCGDPNDYLYVLRSGAVDVLDDDGLLLDRRESGRSFAYSTLVGENRSNYTFVAVEDSLVLMMHRDDFEPFAKAHPEFARYYSGLSARMQAVAQQIHQESFSDVLRTKLGAFAIKNPAHIAPDVSVQKAAEVMGEINVSSLLIIDGGTLDGQLRGIVTDRDMRKAVAKAVNIQQPVSSIMTTGVRTASSDELVIEAMLTMAELNIHHIPVVDGGVTTGIITSADIMRLLQANPLYFTGDLGRKKTPEEMREVYEDAQQVAVRFIERGAAAAEITSLMTVVADSMARRLLVLAEEKLGPPPVPYAFVVLGSQGRREMGLASDQDNALVISDQFDATSHSAYFAELSEYVCQGLAAAGQPLCPGEMMASNPDWRMTVSQWSSTFHNWITAPEPDALLYAQTFFDMRPIHGDYELAERVHAQAVSSAQNAPRLHAHLAALAARREPPLGFFRGLVVDRSGEYRNTLNVKKGGTAAVVQMGRLFAIAGGRDVLGTRQRIEFAAGGPVSERSAKDLIAAFDFLNSIILRHQGEMVRAGKVPDYHIAPHALSKMDREHLRDAFQIIKGVQSALNIKYPIRSI, encoded by the coding sequence ATGAACGTGGAACTTGATGAGGTGTATCGATTTCTCGGGGACATCGCCCCTTTTCAATCTTTTGATGAGGCGACACTATCCAGCCTTCCCTCGAAATTCGTCATGCGATATGTCCGGCGTGGCGAGACCCTGGTGAATTGTGGCGACCCCAATGACTATCTCTATGTTTTGCGGTCGGGAGCGGTGGATGTGCTGGATGATGACGGACTTCTTCTCGACCGTCGAGAGTCCGGTCGTTCCTTTGCCTATTCCACATTGGTGGGAGAAAACCGTTCCAACTACACCTTTGTGGCCGTAGAAGACAGTTTGGTGCTGATGATGCACCGTGACGACTTTGAACCTTTTGCCAAAGCGCATCCTGAATTTGCCCGATACTATTCGGGCCTTTCAGCTCGAATGCAGGCCGTGGCGCAGCAGATTCATCAAGAGTCCTTTTCAGATGTTTTACGCACCAAATTGGGTGCTTTTGCCATCAAGAACCCCGCGCACATTGCGCCAGATGTTTCCGTCCAAAAAGCGGCTGAGGTGATGGGTGAGATAAATGTGAGCTCACTATTGATCATTGACGGTGGAACCTTGGACGGACAGCTTCGCGGTATCGTTACCGACCGTGACATGCGCAAGGCCGTGGCCAAGGCTGTAAACATTCAACAACCAGTTTCCAGCATCATGACCACGGGAGTTCGCACTGCGTCCTCTGACGAATTAGTTATTGAAGCCATGCTTACCATGGCGGAGCTTAATATCCACCACATCCCGGTGGTCGATGGAGGGGTAACCACGGGCATCATCACCTCTGCAGACATCATGCGGTTACTACAGGCAAACCCTCTATATTTCACGGGGGATCTGGGAAGAAAAAAGACGCCGGAGGAAATGCGTGAAGTCTATGAGGATGCACAGCAGGTAGCCGTTCGATTTATTGAACGCGGGGCTGCGGCAGCAGAAATCACTAGCCTCATGACCGTAGTAGCGGATTCCATGGCTCGCCGGTTGCTCGTGCTGGCGGAAGAGAAACTTGGCCCACCGCCTGTTCCTTATGCGTTCGTTGTTCTCGGTTCTCAAGGACGACGGGAAATGGGGCTTGCGTCCGATCAAGACAATGCTTTGGTCATCTCTGATCAATTCGACGCCACAAGTCACAGTGCATACTTTGCTGAGCTGTCCGAATACGTCTGCCAAGGATTGGCAGCAGCGGGTCAGCCCCTGTGCCCAGGGGAGATGATGGCTTCAAACCCTGATTGGCGTATGACCGTGAGCCAGTGGAGCAGCACCTTCCACAATTGGATTACAGCGCCAGAACCAGATGCACTGCTCTATGCACAGACGTTCTTTGACATGCGGCCAATTCACGGCGATTACGAACTTGCGGAGCGCGTCCATGCTCAAGCTGTGTCTTCAGCACAAAACGCCCCGCGGCTCCATGCTCATTTGGCTGCACTCGCTGCCCGACGTGAGCCACCTTTAGGATTCTTCCGCGGACTCGTGGTGGATCGCTCGGGTGAGTATCGCAATACATTGAATGTGAAGAAAGGTGGGACAGCCGCCGTCGTCCAAATGGGCCGTCTGTTTGCCATTGCAGGCGGCCGCGATGTGTTGGGTACTCGTCAACGCATTGAATTCGCTGCTGGCGGCCCGGTGAGTGAACGCAGTGCCAAGGATCTTATCGCAGCGTTTGATTTTCTGAATTCCATCATTTTGCGCCATCAGGGAGAAATGGTGCGGGCAGGTAAGGTGCCGGACTACCACATTGCTCCTCATGCCTTAAGTAAGATGGATCGTGAACATCTTCGTGATGCGTTTCAAATTATTAAGGGTGTTCAGAGCGCGCTAAATATCAAGTACCCGATCAGGAGCATTTAG
- a CDS encoding fumarylacetoacetate hydrolase family protein: MRIARIAHPEGMTFAVLEGGQPDGTGATCREIAGHPFGQPEFTGKSWPIEDVRLLAPILPSKIVAVGRNYADHVAEVFKQGAEHLPPTIFLKPPTAVVGPEAPIRIPEWATRVEFEGELAIVIGRPCKDVHRSQWKDVVLGFTIVNDVSSRDLQFADGQWARAKGLDSFCPLGPWIETNVDGIEIDSLPIKAHLTHEGKTETKQDSNSNQMIKDIPEIVEWVSSAFTLLPGDVICTGSPAGTAPMTPGDRIAVEIPGLGTLANPVEAYNK, from the coding sequence ATGCGCATTGCTCGAATCGCTCACCCAGAAGGAATGACTTTCGCGGTGCTTGAAGGCGGTCAGCCGGATGGAACCGGCGCGACGTGCCGCGAAATTGCGGGCCACCCATTTGGTCAGCCGGAATTCACCGGTAAGTCTTGGCCAATCGAGGACGTTCGCCTATTGGCGCCGATTCTCCCCTCCAAGATAGTTGCTGTCGGCCGCAATTATGCTGATCACGTGGCCGAGGTGTTTAAGCAGGGTGCTGAGCACCTGCCTCCGACGATCTTCCTCAAGCCACCGACGGCAGTGGTGGGGCCGGAGGCTCCCATTCGTATTCCTGAGTGGGCTACCCGCGTGGAGTTCGAAGGTGAACTGGCCATCGTGATTGGGCGGCCTTGTAAGGATGTTCATCGTTCACAATGGAAAGACGTGGTGCTTGGATTCACCATCGTAAACGATGTGTCTTCGCGTGACCTCCAGTTTGCCGATGGCCAGTGGGCTCGAGCAAAGGGGCTTGACTCTTTCTGCCCGCTGGGGCCGTGGATTGAAACCAATGTGGATGGCATTGAGATTGATAGTCTGCCCATCAAGGCGCACCTCACGCATGAGGGAAAGACTGAAACGAAGCAGGACTCTAACTCCAACCAGATGATTAAGGACATCCCGGAGATCGTCGAATGGGTATCTTCTGCCTTTACACTTCTTCCGGGTGATGTGATTTGCACTGGTTCACCTGCGGGAACTGCGCCAATGACCCCGGGCGACCGAATTGCTGTAGAGATTCCAGGTTTGGGTACTTTGGCCAACCCAGTTGAGGCCTACAACAAATAG
- a CDS encoding exonuclease domain-containing protein has product MFKKLSSRRRATGVLREYYDVPRPGKDTPLADLPMLAVDVETTGLNPAKHRLLSIGWVPLNGLEIDLSGAGYVLLNTEGAESVGESAVIHGLTDDQVAQGLRPQEALEHLLRALKGRAMLAHYASIEQEFLSAACRAHFGSGLSLQIVDTFEIERRHMERMATYPRGEDLRLPRVRERYGLPHYSSHNALSDALACAELYLALQAQAKGHTLKAMQPR; this is encoded by the coding sequence ATGTTCAAAAAACTGAGTTCACGTAGGCGGGCAACTGGTGTCCTGCGCGAGTACTACGATGTACCGCGCCCAGGGAAAGACACGCCCCTTGCCGATCTGCCGATGCTCGCGGTGGACGTCGAAACCACAGGCTTAAACCCGGCTAAACATCGGCTTCTGTCCATTGGGTGGGTACCCCTGAACGGGTTGGAGATTGATTTATCGGGAGCAGGATATGTGCTGCTCAATACGGAAGGGGCGGAGAGCGTAGGTGAGTCGGCGGTTATTCACGGGCTCACTGATGATCAGGTTGCACAGGGGCTGCGCCCCCAGGAGGCATTAGAACATCTACTTCGTGCCCTTAAGGGACGTGCAATGCTTGCCCACTACGCGAGCATAGAACAGGAATTTCTCTCTGCTGCCTGCCGTGCTCATTTCGGCTCTGGCTTGTCTTTACAGATAGTAGATACCTTTGAGATTGAGCGACGCCACATGGAGCGCATGGCCACATACCCTCGGGGTGAGGATTTGCGCCTGCCGCGGGTGCGCGAACGATATGGGTTGCCACACTACTCATCTCACAACGCGCTCAGTGATGCTTTGGCATGCGCAGAACTGTATTTGGCGCTGCAGGCTCAGGCCAAGGGACACACGTTGAAAGCCATGCAACCGCGCTAA
- a CDS encoding TIM barrel protein, translated as MMQTLAERLTLTALNCSIGHSRLIEGLDMAVEYGFGNVEMWWPFATPEPARREMDELIAELDKRALNLVALNMWGGDMSAGDRGILHREDMPKEHLDAIAYFNERTGVDKFNVLLGRGGDHLQAAQAERWSVIAREIAERFGGIAMVEPLSGADDYPIRTIASAESLIRIAGHGGLLLDLYHVAVNTGVWKVIPEGSSEDAAVTAVSTAAVDSDIDNIATANPVHVQVADAPGRGAPGTGRLPLTAWISELRKANYRGHIVGEWLPQ; from the coding sequence ATGATGCAGACTCTTGCCGAGCGTTTGACACTCACTGCCCTGAATTGTTCCATCGGCCATTCACGCCTCATCGAAGGGTTGGACATGGCTGTGGAGTATGGTTTCGGCAACGTGGAGATGTGGTGGCCTTTTGCAACGCCAGAACCCGCCCGTAGAGAAATGGATGAGCTTATTGCTGAACTCGACAAACGAGCTCTCAACCTCGTTGCTTTAAATATGTGGGGTGGCGATATGTCTGCTGGTGACAGGGGCATTCTTCATCGTGAAGACATGCCGAAGGAGCACCTCGATGCTATTGCTTATTTCAATGAACGTACTGGCGTAGACAAATTCAATGTCTTGCTCGGTAGAGGAGGGGATCATCTTCAGGCTGCACAGGCGGAACGTTGGTCCGTCATCGCCAGGGAGATTGCCGAGCGCTTTGGTGGTATTGCCATGGTGGAGCCGCTGTCTGGGGCTGATGACTATCCAATCCGCACTATTGCTTCAGCGGAGTCTCTCATACGTATTGCGGGCCACGGCGGTTTACTGCTCGACCTTTACCATGTGGCCGTGAATACGGGGGTGTGGAAGGTGATTCCTGAGGGATCTTCCGAGGATGCCGCTGTGACTGCTGTGTCAACGGCGGCAGTAGATTCTGATATTGACAACATTGCTACTGCTAATCCGGTACATGTGCAGGTTGCGGATGCTCCAGGACGTGGTGCCCCAGGAACGGGACGGCTCCCGCTGACCGCATGGATTAGTGAATTGAGAAAGGCGAATTATAGGGGACACATCGTGGGGGAATGGCTGCCACAATGA